One stretch of Brettanomyces nanus chromosome 4, complete sequence DNA includes these proteins:
- a CDS encoding uncharacterized protein (BUSCO:EOG09340FS6), producing the protein MSEASITVAIRIRPTIGDGSGGGSGEFIRGPVRGPIKGPMRGPMGGHSRELYKAPYGILEVVDDRILIFDPNKGRKLAAMASTRVFSGGPRKRGPLGSHVGLHNRRNREHRFVFDRTFDEGSSQEEVYDYMGRPLLDKVLEGYNATIFAYGATGCGKTYTISGTKESPGVIFQCMRELYGRIESTRDQNDVHVTLSYLKIYNETIRDLLCPDTDPRQLQLREKSREQIIVTNLSEHHPCSVEQVMNLIIDANRNRTVSPTAANAVSSRSHAVLQITLVQKPTGTIDLNEKQTVSTLSFIDLAGFERASATKNRGVRLHEGANINKSLLALGNCINALCDSRRTGHIPYRDSKLTRLLKFSLNGNCKTAMIVCVSPCLSHYDETLNALKYANQAKNIRTKALRNYRNVSKHVGSYLKIINEQKLEIEHLNVNKDQLVELGIKKYEMIRIKCEDEVINSIKKLEKSVEKSYEVKMNKAKILAKRRFIMVQKMNVGQFLKSFNELASASLRYDDYCRQLVGYAQDLDLGLAAQIRALDSEYSMQSELDFILKDTSGVVLEKLKDLEGWKQRDETLYRSLVQRISESVERSILYESSMIFDESISQVGPFDFVFDSFVKALNNLKKLNADDSITLYSRIITSCRVSIQDMLENGFGLIKSSHGLTPKASQYAFVSPTRGKASLRSKLPPPKLTPTKRDPTSPMKSPYNKKIDTRKVKWEVETSPEVPIMSSLPLPSRLTSRSLTATTKITSPGRLTGLGVSTFDSEDLSKGGKMLLPFLMTEPDSSFKEDSRMDIDS; encoded by the coding sequence ATGTCGGAGGCCTCGATAACGGTGGCAATAAGAATACGGCCTACAATTGGAGACGGGTCTGGTGGGGGATCTGGGGAATTCATCAGGGGACCCGTCAGGGGACCTATCAAAGGACCCATGCGGGGACCCATGGGGGGACATTCGAGGGAACTCTACAAGGCACCGTACGGGATTTTAGAGGTTGTGGATGATCGGATCTTGATATTCGACCCGAATAAAGGACGGAAATTGGCAGCAATGGCAAGTACAAGAGTATTTAGCGGTGGTCCAAGGAAGAGGGGACCTTTAGGAAGTCATGTAGGACTTCACAACAGACGCAACAGAGAGCATCGCTTTGTGTTCGACAGAACATTCGATGAGGGTTCTTCCCAGGAGGAGGTTTATGACTATATGGGGCGACCCCTATTGGACAAGGTTCTCGAAGGATACAACGCTACTATATTTGCGTATGGGGCCACCGGATGTGGAAAGACATATACTATTTCTGGGACGAAGGAGAGTCCAGGAGTCATTTTCCAATGCATGAGAGAATTGTATGGTAGAATCGAGTCTACACGTGATCAGAACGATGTTCACGTAACACTTAGTTATCTGAAGATATATAACGAGACTATTAGGGATTTGCTTTGTCCTGACACAGACCCTAGACAGTTGCAATTGCGTGAGAAGAGCAGAGAACAAATCATAGTGACCAACTTATCTGAGCATCATCCTTGTAGCGTTGAACAAGTGATGAATCTGATTATAGATGCAAATAGAAACAGGACGGTGTCTCCTACTGCAGCCAATGCAGTTTCTTCACGTTCTCATGCCGTTTTACAGATAACTTTGGTTCAGAAACCGACTGGAACCATCGATTTAAATGAAAAACAAACAGTTTCGACCCTTTCCTTTATTGATCTTGCAGGATTCGAACGTGCCAGTGCTACCAAAAATCGCGGTGTAAGACTTCACGAGGGTGCAAACATTAACAAATCATTGCTTGCGTTGGGAAACTGTATCAACGCACTTTGTGACAGTCGTAGAACTGGTCATATCCCTTATAGAGACTCAAAGTTGACCAGACTACTTAAGTTTTCATTAAATGGTAATTGTAAGACGGCAATGATAGTATGCGTATCACCATGTCTGAGTCATTACGATGAGACTTTGAATGCATTGAAGTATGCAAATCAAGCCAAAAATATTAGAACCAAGGCATTGAGGAATTACAGAAACGTGAGTAAGCATGTTGGatcatatttgaagattATCAACGAGCAGAAGCTAGAAATTGAGCATTTAAACGTTAATAAAGATCAGCTGGTTGAGCTGGGAATCAAGAAGTATGAAATGATCCGGATCAAATGCGAAGATGAAGTTATCAACAGTATAAAGAAGCTGGAGAAGTCGGTAGAAAAAAGCTACGAGGTTAAGATGAACAAGGCTAAGATATTGGCCAAGCGCAGATTCATAATGGTGCAAAAGATGAACGTTGGCCAATTTCTAAAGTCTTTCAATGAGTTAGCCAGTGCCTCACTTCGATACGATGATTATTGCAGACAGCTTGTTGGATATGCGCAGGATTTGGATTTAGGTTTGGCCGCTCAAATAAGAGCATTGGATTCGGAATACAGTATGCAGTCCGAGCTCGATTTCATTCTCAAGGATACTTCTGGTGTTGTCcttgagaaattgaaggatctAGAGGGTTGGAAACAGAGAGACGAGACGTTGTATAGAAGTCTAGTTCAGCGAATCAGCGAATCCGTCGAGAGATCGATTTTGTACGAGTCGTCGATGATTTTTGATGAGTCCATTTCACAAGTGGGTCCGTTTGACTTTGTATTTGATTCATTTGTTAAAGCATTGAACAACCTAAAGAAGCTGAATGCCGATGACTCAATTACGTTGTATTCTCGAATCATCACTAGCTGCAGAGTCTCAATACAGGATATGCTTGAGAACGGATTTGGCCTTATCAAATCGTCGCACGGACTTACTCCCAAGGCTTCACAATACGCATTTGTGTCTCCAACACGTGGGAAAGCATCCTTGAGATCGAAACTGCCGCCTCCAAAATTAACACCCACAAAAAGAGATCCTACATCACCCATGAAGAGCCCCtataataaaaaaattgataCAAGAAAGGTCAAATGGGAAGTGGAGACCTCTCCTGAAGTCCCTATAATGTCTTCGCTTCCTCTTCCTAGTAGACTTACTTCTAGATCGCTTACTGCTACAACCAAGATAACAAGTCCCGGTAGACTGACTGGACTTGGAGTTTCTACATTCGATTCAGAGGATCTCTCAAAAGGTGGCAAGATGCTGCTGCCATTCCTCATGACAGAGCCTGATTCCAGCTTTAAGGAAGATAGTCGAATGGATATAGATAGCTAG